The following coding sequences lie in one Panicum virgatum strain AP13 chromosome 6N, P.virgatum_v5, whole genome shotgun sequence genomic window:
- the LOC120678313 gene encoding uncharacterized protein LOC120678313: MPADLPCRAGHPRLPAGGPPRPARRRGSLPRAVRKPPPCLARVPAGRVWSGPPPPPHPRRPPLRLASSPVSAPPPELSRRPPVELWSVGWMQILPSSSHRIQVPQNPSEAAEASVPLDVLPDDDERLYPEFVGNLPQFEETDEEEEEENNDMAVNGDDEDVDDFPMIEYDKENPSLEEGSVFPSMVALRNALATYCLKNEYDYEIDKSEPRRLTVHCVFKRCQWRLHASPMRNSRIIQVKVNPHRHSCPSAERKASLKLCKSRWCGDVVLPWVTENPSIGPTELVKKIKEKYSVEVPYMRVFYGKEQALDMIYGPWQESFKLLYTYKAG, translated from the exons ATGCCCGCCGACCTCCCCTGCCGCGCCGGCCACCCGaggctccccgccggcggccctccACGTCCTGCGAGGCGTCGTGGCTCCCTGCCGCGCGCGGTCCGCAAGCCCCCTCCCTGCCTCGCGCGGGTGCCTGCCGGCCGCGTCTggtccgggccgccgccgccgccgcatccccgccggccaccgctccgTCTAGCCTCCTCACCGGTCTCCGCTCCCCCGCCCGAGCTTTCCCGCCGCCCCCCGGTCGAGCTGTGGTCCGTGG GATGGATGCAAATACTTCCGAGCAGCAGCCACAGAATCCAAGTGCCACAAAATCCAAGTGAGGCAGCAGAGGCATCAGTTCCATTAGATGTGTTACCTGATGATGATGagagactatatcctgagtttgttggcAATTTGCCACAATTCGAAGAAacagatgaggaggaggaggaggagaataaTGACATGGCTGTGAATGGGGATGATGAGGATGTAGATGACTTCCCGATGATTGAATATGACAAAGAGAATCCTTCTCTTGAAGAGGGCAGTGTATTTCCATCAATGGTTGCTTTACGGAATGCACTTGCTACCTACTGTCTTAAGAATGAATATGATTACGAAATCGACAAGAGTGAGCCAAGAAGATTAACTGTGCATTGTGTCTTCAAGAGGTGTCAATGGAGGTTGCATGCCTCCCCAATGAGGAATAGCAGAATCATTCAAGTCAAAGTGAACCCGCATCGTCACTCTTGTCCAAGTGCTGAAAGGAAAGCATCATTGAAGTTGTGTAAGAGTAGGTGGTGTGGTGATGTAGTGTTGCCATGGGTGACAGAGAATCCATCTATTGGCCCCACTGAATTAgtgaagaaaatcaaagagaagTATAGTGTTGAGGTCCCTTACATGAGGGTATTCTATGGAAAAGAACAGGCTCTGGACATGATTTATGGTCCTTGGCAAGAAAGTTTCAAGTTGCTCTACACTTACAAAGCTGgataa
- the LOC120678392 gene encoding dihydroneopterin aldolase 1-like produces the protein MAEAAGPGGDKLILRGLQFHGFHGVKREERTLGQKFVVDVDSIADTISYTDIYGIAKDVVEGPPHNLLESVAQSIAKATLLEFPQISAVRVKIGKPHVAVQGVVDYLGVEITRHRKKA, from the exons atggcggaggcggcgggtccCGGCGGCGACAAGCTCATCCTGCGCGGCCTGCAGTTCCACGGCTTCCACGGCGTGAAGCGGGAGGAGCGGACGCTGGGCCAGAAGTTCGTCGTCGACGT CGACAGCATCGCCGACACCATCAGCTACACCGACATCTACGG GATTGCTAAGGATGTCGTCGAAGGCCCGCCGCACAACCTCTTGGAGTCGGTGGCTCAGTCGATTGCAAAGGCCACGCTGCTCGAGTTCCCTCAGATCTCCGCCGTCCGGGTGAAGATTGGCAAACCTCACGTCGCTGTGCAAGGCGTTGTGGACTATCTGGGCGTAGAGATAACGAGGCACAGAAAGAAAGCGTGA
- the LOC120678391 gene encoding probable protein S-acyltransferase 19: protein MARKHGWQLPAHTLQVVAITVFLLLVVAFYAFFAPFLGKQVLEYVAIGTHTFMAFAVFILYIRCASINPADPGIMSQFEDGFIDAPGSTADIQGTNLPAKTDTAAGTNSPTSTYRSSLDGRSNRGGLAVGDANIDLGSQPPRSSRSCLLGGLVCALFIKEDCRKFDDSENQVDGEDALFCTLCNAEVRKFSKHCKSCDKCVDGFDHHCRWLNNCVGRKNYFTFLALMTTSLLWLAIEIGVGIAVLVICFTNKNSERIIQDKLGNGLPRPAFATIVAFFTLLSLVACVPLGELFFFHMILIRKGITTYEYVVAMRAMSEAPQEEEDQEEVNIVYSPTNSATTGFSGASSLGLHYKGSWCTPPRIFVDKDEVIPHLEPGMVPSTVDPDAVRHTERANKAKKQVKISAWKLAKLDSNEAMKAAAKARASSSVLRPIDTRRGPGSSLSSSGNASMRSSMSADYSASATKEKWADMKLSSLHSSSYPQSLASQDDYESGTQSASSISSPVRIHKPVPHTQISVPPAPPPPPRPAPVVMRPQPVPTTQISNPVFQSATSYVRENRKASVVWDQEAGRFVSVAPAPTRPGAAAGDQAARAPRFLANPGGAPSNRERNLAPVNASSPALTSGQPSERLTYTGQSIFFGGPLFGAAAAAGTRRSDDPGARARPEERREFTAHQLDTAGERRRTAASFPVFAPGTFQTNPPPFNR from the exons ATGGCGAGGAAGCATGGCTGGCAGCTCCCCGCGCACACGCTCCAG GTTGTCGCAATTACGGTTTTCTTGCTTCTTGTGGTCGCATTTTATGCGTTCTTTGCACCATTTCTAGGGAAGCAAGTCCTAGAATATGTTGCAATCGGCACCCATACTTTCATG GCATTCGCTGTCTTCATCCTTTATATCCGGTGCGCTAGCATAAACCCTGCAGATCCTGGGATCATGTCACAGTTTGAGGATGGCTTCATTGATGCACCTGGAAGTACTGCTGACATACAGGGCACTAATTTGCCAGCAAAAACTGATACTGCTGCTGGCACAAACTCCCCAACATCTACTTATAGGAGCTCTCTAGATGGCCGTTCTAATCGTGGTGGTTTAGCTGTTGGAGACGCAAATATAGATCTAGGGTCCCAACCACCAAGAAGTTCAAGGAGCTGCTTACTTGGAGGGCTTGTTTGTGCTTTGTTTATCAAGGAGGATTGTAGGAAATTTGATGATTCAGAGAATCAAGTGGACGGTGAAGATGCCTTGTTTTGCACATTATGTAATGCTGAG GTTCGCAAATTCAGTAAACATTGCAAAAGCTGTGACAAGTGTGTTGACGGATTTGATCATCACTGTCGG TGGTTAAATAACTGTGTTGGACGGAAGAACTATTTCACTTTTCTTGCTCTGATGACTACCAGTCTCCTCTGG CTTGCCATTGAAATTGGAGTAGGCATTGCTGTTCTTGTTATATGCTTCACCAACAAGAATTCAGAGAGAATTATTCAAGACAAGCTTGGGAATGGCTTACCTCGTCCTGCCTTTGCTACCATTGTC GCCTTTTTCACTCTTCTTTCTCTAGTTGCTTGTGTACCTTTAGGGGAacttttcttcttccacatgatcttgatcagaAAG GGGATCACAACTTATGAATATGTTGTTGCAATGAGAGCTATGAGTGAAGCACCACAAGAGGAAGAGGACCAGGAGGAGGTAAACATTGTTTACTCCCCAACAAATTCAGCCACTACTGGGTTCAGTGGTGCTAGTTCACTTGGTCTTCACTACAAGGGTTCATGGTGCACACCTCCAAGGATTTTTGTTGATAAG GATGAGGTGATCCCACATTTGGAGCCAGGCATGGTACCATCAACCGTCGACCCTGATGCTGTTAGACACACTGAAAGAGCAAACAAAGCCAAGAAGCAAGTCAAAATCAGTGCCTGGAAGCTTGCAAAGCTGGACAGCAATGAGGCAATGAAAGCTGCAGCGAAAGCTCGAGCATCATCCTCTGTCCTCAGACCTATAGATACACGCCGGGGTCCAGGGTCTAGCCTTAGCTCTAGCGGCAATGCAAGCATGAGAAGCAGCATGAGTGCTGATTACAGTGCGAGTGCCACCAAGGAAAAATGGGCTGATATGAAGCTGTCGTCTCTTCATAGCTCCTCGTATCCTCAGAGTCTCGCAAGCCAGGATGACTACGAATCAGGCACACAGAGTGCTAGCAGCATAAGCAGCCCAGTCCGCATTCACAAGCCCGTGCCTCACACACAGATTAGTGTGCCACCTgcgcctccaccacctccaAGGCCTGCACCAGTGGTAATGAGGCCGCAGCCTGTTCCAACCACACAGATATCCAACCCGGTGTTCCAGTCAGCAACATCTTATGTCCGGGAAAACAGAAAAGCATCGGTTGTTTGGGATCAAGAGGCTGGTCGGTTTGTTTCAGTGGCACCCGCACCCACAAGACCAGGGGCTGCTGCTGGTGATCAAGCAGCAAGGGCGCCACGTTTCTTGGCAAACCCAGGTGGTGCGCCAAGCAATCGCGAGAGAAATCTCGCGCCCGTGAATGCCTCTTCCCCAGCATTGACATCTGGACAGCCGTCTGAGAGGTTGACATACACTGGGCAGTCGATATTCTTTGGCGGACCACTttttggtgctgctgctgctgctggcactCGGAGGAGTGATGACCCGGGTGCAAGAGCGCGACCCGAGGAAAGGAGGGAGTTCACTGCCCACCAACTTGACACTGCAGGAGAGAGAAGGCGAACCGCCGCGTCCTTCCCAGTGTTTGCTCCAGGAACGTTTCAGACGAACCCACCGCCGTTCAACAGGTGA